Proteins from a genomic interval of Symmachiella macrocystis:
- a CDS encoding M42 family metallopeptidase: protein MDQPALEFLKALLAAPSPSGYEQPVQAVVREFADKFAAEVSTDWHGNVIAAVNPTGSPRIMLAGHCDQIGLMVKHIDDDGYVWVDPIGGWDVQMLIGQNMLIHNAAGAVPGVIARKAIHLLTPDERKQVPEMSDLWIDIGAKDKAQTEELIAVGDPVTFELGFRELQNGLATAPGMDNKVGAWVVMNALKQVAAGNPQAAVFAVSTVQEEIGLRGAKTSAYSIEPQLGIAVDVTHATDCPTVDKQKYGDIKMGSGPVVYRGPNVNPVMHEQLKTMSATSKIPAQIAGISRPAGNDANAMQINQGGMATAIVAIPNRYMHSPVEVISLDDLENAAQLIAEFCLSLTPESDFTP, encoded by the coding sequence ATGGATCAACCCGCCTTGGAGTTTCTCAAAGCGTTATTGGCCGCCCCCAGCCCCTCAGGCTACGAGCAACCGGTGCAAGCCGTCGTCCGGGAATTCGCCGACAAATTTGCGGCTGAGGTCAGCACCGACTGGCACGGCAACGTCATCGCCGCCGTCAATCCGACCGGCTCGCCGCGGATCATGCTCGCCGGGCATTGCGATCAAATCGGCTTGATGGTCAAACATATCGACGACGATGGTTATGTCTGGGTCGACCCGATTGGCGGCTGGGATGTGCAGATGCTGATCGGCCAAAACATGCTGATCCACAACGCCGCAGGAGCTGTCCCCGGTGTCATCGCCCGCAAAGCGATTCATCTGCTCACCCCCGATGAACGCAAACAGGTCCCCGAGATGTCGGATCTCTGGATCGACATCGGCGCCAAGGACAAAGCCCAGACGGAGGAATTGATCGCAGTGGGTGACCCGGTAACGTTCGAATTGGGATTCCGAGAATTGCAAAACGGCCTAGCGACCGCTCCCGGCATGGACAACAAAGTGGGTGCCTGGGTGGTAATGAATGCTCTCAAGCAGGTGGCTGCCGGGAATCCGCAGGCAGCGGTCTTCGCCGTTTCCACTGTTCAAGAAGAAATCGGTCTGCGTGGTGCCAAAACGAGTGCTTATTCCATTGAGCCGCAATTGGGTATTGCTGTCGACGTGACGCATGCCACGGATTGCCCGACCGTGGACAAACAAAAGTATGGCGACATCAAAATGGGCAGCGGCCCGGTTGTGTACCGTGGACCGAACGTCAATCCGGTGATGCACGAACAACTGAAAACGATGTCCGCCACGAGCAAAATCCCTGCGCAAATCGCCGGCATCTCCCGGCCCGCGGGGAACGACGCCAACGCCATGCAAATCAACCAAGGGGGCATGGCCACCGCTATTGTGGCGATTCCCAATCGGTATATGCACAGCCCGGTGGAGGTGATTTCGCTGGACGACCTAGAAAATGCCGCCCAACTCATCGCGGAATTTTGTCTGTCGCTGACGCCCGAGAGCGACTTCACACCGTAA
- the rfbG gene encoding CDP-glucose 4,6-dehydratase, translating into MEGGRLWQPFWRGKRVLVTGHTGFKGAWLCLLLKELGAEVVGFARDIPTQPALFELAHLDDDLHSIRGDVRNYEHLRTMVRDAQPEIVIHMAAQSLVRRSYQEPLETYATNVMGTAHVLEAVRQTSGVRVAIVVTSDKCYENHDAIHGFVEADPMGGSDPYSSSKGCAELITAAYRASFFSSATPAETAIATVRSGNVIGGGDWAEDRLVPDLMRAFAADQPAAIRNPLFVRPWQHVLEPLKGYLMLAEKLWDAPGDFSEAWNFGPRDEDAQPVSVIADRLVELWEGDASWKLAVGEQPCEAHSLKLNCEKAREELGWWPRTTLDTALQWTVQWYQAFQNGLDARAVTQQQICQFLGTKIPLNTQVPTAGFAKAG; encoded by the coding sequence ATGGAAGGCGGCAGACTATGGCAGCCGTTTTGGCGCGGAAAACGTGTGCTGGTGACCGGCCATACGGGCTTTAAGGGAGCTTGGCTCTGTTTATTGCTCAAAGAGCTAGGCGCCGAGGTCGTCGGTTTTGCCCGCGATATCCCCACACAACCGGCGCTGTTTGAGCTCGCCCATCTCGACGATGACCTACACTCGATCCGCGGCGATGTCCGCAACTACGAACATCTGCGCACTATGGTTCGCGATGCACAGCCGGAGATCGTGATTCACATGGCGGCGCAGAGTTTGGTGCGACGCTCCTATCAAGAACCGCTGGAAACTTATGCCACTAACGTCATGGGAACGGCCCATGTGTTGGAAGCCGTGCGACAGACATCGGGTGTCCGTGTCGCGATTGTCGTCACGAGTGACAAATGCTACGAAAATCACGATGCGATCCATGGCTTCGTCGAAGCAGACCCCATGGGAGGCAGCGACCCGTACAGCAGTAGTAAGGGATGTGCTGAACTGATCACCGCCGCCTACCGTGCCTCCTTTTTCTCATCAGCAACACCAGCTGAGACAGCCATCGCAACGGTCCGCAGCGGCAATGTCATTGGCGGCGGCGATTGGGCTGAAGACCGTCTAGTTCCCGATTTGATGCGGGCCTTTGCAGCGGATCAACCCGCCGCAATCCGCAATCCCCTGTTCGTGCGGCCTTGGCAGCACGTTTTGGAACCGCTTAAGGGCTATTTGATGTTGGCCGAAAAGCTGTGGGACGCCCCCGGTGATTTTTCCGAAGCTTGGAATTTCGGCCCCCGCGATGAAGATGCACAACCGGTTTCGGTGATTGCCGATCGATTGGTCGAATTGTGGGAGGGAGACGCCTCCTGGAAATTGGCCGTCGGCGAGCAGCCGTGCGAAGCCCATTCGCTCAAACTGAATTGTGAAAAGGCGCGGGAGGAACTGGGATGGTGGCCCCGCACGACACTCGACACCGCTTTACAATGGACGGTTCAATGGTACCAAGCGTTTCAGAACGGACTCGACGCACGCGCGGTAACGCAGCAGCAAATTTGCCAATTCCTCGGCACGAAGATACCGTTGAATACACAGGTGCCCACTGCCGGTTTTGCCAAAGCCGGTTAA
- a CDS encoding glycosyltransferase family 4 protein, producing the protein MAISTIQQVNTPKAGPPALERQPLKIAIARRYYSLQRGGAERYCVNLSRQLLKLGHDVSFVGEGIDDELSDELPFLPVRVQSSTSSARNRSFAENCGKVIAEQKFDIAYGLGRSLGVDLFRVTERLQSHWLNVHYRNRANRFLQQLNPRHRTLIELERTICQSPHTRRIVTISSVDGALLQRYYDVPPEKIRTIYNGVDIDHFHPRAKQYSAEVRREWGIGEHDPLITFASMDFAGKGLRTILESLRAARNQEIQLLVLGRGPQRKFARLAKRLGVANRVTFAGRQDKIERFYAAGDLMVLPTTYEPFPNVVVESMACGVPAITTATAGGADMIDEEATGYLLPDSWAVCELAESLDHHFSKTDAQRELMATASRAKTATMTVENNARQVSELFYEVLRDKYRV; encoded by the coding sequence ATGGCTATCAGTACCATACAACAGGTCAATACACCGAAAGCCGGCCCCCCTGCCCTTGAACGGCAGCCGCTGAAAATCGCGATTGCGCGGCGCTATTACTCTCTGCAACGTGGTGGAGCGGAGCGGTACTGTGTGAATTTATCGCGGCAGCTGCTCAAGCTGGGGCATGATGTTTCGTTTGTCGGCGAAGGCATCGACGACGAGTTGAGCGACGAACTGCCGTTTTTACCCGTTCGCGTGCAATCCTCGACCTCCTCGGCCCGCAATCGCTCGTTTGCCGAGAACTGTGGCAAGGTGATTGCCGAGCAGAAATTCGATATTGCCTATGGATTGGGACGGAGTCTGGGCGTCGATCTGTTTCGCGTGACCGAACGACTGCAATCGCACTGGTTGAACGTGCACTATCGCAATCGGGCGAATCGGTTTCTGCAGCAACTCAATCCGCGGCACCGGACACTCATAGAGTTGGAACGGACAATCTGCCAGTCACCGCACACACGGCGAATTGTGACGATTTCCTCCGTCGACGGCGCGTTGTTGCAGCGATATTACGACGTGCCGCCGGAGAAGATCCGCACGATTTACAACGGCGTCGACATCGATCACTTTCACCCCCGCGCCAAACAGTATTCCGCGGAGGTCCGTCGTGAATGGGGAATCGGGGAACACGATCCGTTGATCACCTTTGCCTCGATGGATTTTGCGGGCAAGGGGCTGCGCACCATCCTGGAGTCGCTCCGCGCCGCTCGCAATCAAGAGATTCAACTTCTGGTGTTAGGACGGGGACCACAACGCAAGTTCGCGCGACTGGCCAAACGATTGGGCGTCGCGAACCGTGTCACCTTCGCCGGCCGACAAGACAAAATTGAGCGGTTTTATGCGGCGGGGGATCTGATGGTTCTCCCGACGACTTATGAGCCGTTTCCCAACGTGGTCGTCGAATCGATGGCCTGTGGTGTTCCTGCGATTACGACAGCCACCGCCGGCGGCGCAGACATGATTGACGAAGAGGCCACCGGCTACCTGTTGCCAGATAGCTGGGCGGTATGCGAATTGGCGGAATCACTAGACCACCATTTTTCGAAAACGGACGCACAGCGCGAATTGATGGCGACTGCCAGCCGGGCTAAGACGGCCACGATGACGGTTGAGAACAATGCGCGGCAAGTTTCGGAGTTGTTCTACGAGGTGTTGCGTGACAAGTATCGCGTTTGA
- the plsY gene encoding glycerol-3-phosphate 1-O-acyltransferase PlsY, whose translation MNDATAALIVAIISYLVGAIPFGYLIPKWCKGIDIREHGSGNPGATNVLRTMGNEWGILVLCLDLLKGLLPVWLLPMWLLPSDSPAMLHLRVLAGVAAIVGHMLPVYLQFRGGKGVATALGVVIVLGGWGTPVAVSMFLITFAAWRLVALSSMLAVSAFAITQLVILYPYPSQTWSLLGFSVAAPLLIIYRHRSNIVRLWNREEERTEIGKRSSTVKSEVPTDSGEDSAA comes from the coding sequence ATGAATGATGCCACCGCTGCTTTGATTGTGGCGATCATTTCTTATCTCGTCGGCGCGATTCCGTTTGGCTATTTGATTCCCAAATGGTGCAAGGGGATCGATATACGCGAGCATGGCAGTGGCAATCCGGGGGCGACGAATGTGCTTCGCACCATGGGGAACGAGTGGGGAATTCTGGTGCTTTGCCTGGACCTGCTCAAGGGACTGTTGCCTGTTTGGCTGTTGCCGATGTGGCTGTTACCCAGCGACAGTCCGGCCATGCTCCATCTGCGTGTGCTGGCAGGCGTGGCGGCCATTGTGGGGCATATGTTGCCGGTCTATTTGCAGTTTCGCGGCGGCAAAGGCGTGGCAACCGCCTTGGGGGTGGTGATCGTGCTGGGAGGATGGGGAACACCGGTGGCTGTGTCGATGTTTCTGATCACATTCGCGGCATGGCGGCTGGTGGCGCTCAGTTCGATGCTGGCGGTCAGCGCATTCGCGATTACGCAACTGGTGATACTTTATCCGTACCCGTCCCAGACGTGGAGCTTGCTGGGTTTTAGCGTTGCGGCACCGTTGCTGATCATCTATCGGCACCGCAGCAATATCGTGCGGTTGTGGAATCGCGAGGAGGAAAGAACGGAGATCGGCAAACGCTCTTCGACAGTAAAAAGCGAGGTGCCGACAGATTCGGGCGAAGATTCTGCGGCGTGA
- the rfbC gene encoding dTDP-4-dehydrorhamnose 3,5-epimerase encodes MNLTETPLAGAFVIQPDLRRDERGFFARTFCRETLREYGIDVDIVQCNLSQNRRRGTVRGMHYQVPPHAEQKLVCCLRGAAYDVIVDLRADSATYGRWHAVELTAANRRTLFIPRGMAHGFQTLTADTELFYQMGHTYSPRHARGFCHDDPAIGIEWPLPVRCISERDRSFGPVLDQQIQYETALAAYPGAETMERSYDG; translated from the coding sequence ATAAATCTAACCGAGACACCTTTGGCCGGCGCATTTGTCATTCAGCCCGACTTGCGGCGCGATGAGCGCGGATTTTTCGCGCGGACATTTTGTCGTGAGACGCTGCGCGAATATGGCATTGATGTCGACATTGTGCAATGCAACCTTTCGCAAAACCGCCGCCGCGGCACGGTGCGAGGCATGCACTATCAAGTGCCGCCGCACGCCGAACAAAAATTGGTTTGCTGCCTTCGTGGCGCGGCCTATGACGTGATCGTCGACCTCCGTGCCGACTCGGCAACCTACGGCCGTTGGCATGCCGTGGAATTGACCGCCGCGAATCGCCGCACTCTGTTTATCCCCCGTGGGATGGCGCACGGATTTCAAACGCTGACCGCCGACACGGAATTGTTTTACCAAATGGGGCACACGTATTCGCCCCGACACGCTCGCGGTTTTTGCCACGACGACCCGGCGATCGGCATCGAATGGCCGCTACCGGTGCGTTGTATTTCAGAGCGTGACCGAAGTTTTGGACCGGTCCTTGACCAACAGATTCAATACGAGACTGCCTTAGCGGCCTACCCCGGGGCGGAAACGATGGAGCGTTCTTATGACGGATGA
- the waaF gene encoding lipopolysaccharide heptosyltransferase II — MKIAMFCPNWVGDLVMATPALRAVRNRYPRAEIIGIMRPYLSDVLDGTGLIDRELFYDPRGANPAQRGWSLSRQLRYEDIDLALLFTNSFRTAMIAWAGRIERRVGFARDARRWLLTDALKPKSRRTPHPVIDEYWRLAEYVGAKSTSGTAQRRQMELATSSEDELRFQRILARIGSPEETRGLVCLNSGGAFGAAKHWPTSSFAELGRLIADKFHKQVVVLCGPAEQAQAREIVRLAGHPHVVSLAGESPSLRLTKAAIRQADLLVTTDSGPRHFAAPFNVPVVTIFGPTHIAWSETFYPKAVHLQLHVDCGPCQKRVCPLGHHRCMQELGVDRVFSAVTRQLHETARRSVA, encoded by the coding sequence ATGAAAATTGCAATGTTTTGCCCGAACTGGGTCGGCGACCTCGTGATGGCGACTCCCGCACTGCGCGCCGTGCGCAATCGATACCCCCGCGCGGAAATCATCGGCATCATGCGGCCATACCTTTCCGACGTACTCGACGGGACGGGGTTGATTGATCGTGAATTGTTTTACGACCCGCGCGGCGCCAATCCAGCGCAGCGGGGATGGTCACTCAGCCGCCAATTGCGCTATGAAGACATCGATTTAGCGCTGTTATTCACCAACTCATTTCGGACCGCCATGATTGCTTGGGCGGGACGGATTGAGCGTCGCGTTGGTTTTGCACGCGATGCGCGGCGTTGGTTGCTGACGGATGCTTTGAAACCGAAATCTCGGCGAACGCCGCATCCGGTGATCGACGAGTATTGGCGCTTGGCAGAGTATGTCGGTGCGAAATCCACCAGCGGAACCGCCCAGCGGCGGCAGATGGAGTTGGCCACCAGTTCTGAAGATGAACTGCGGTTTCAGCGGATTCTGGCTCGTATCGGGTCGCCGGAGGAAACGCGTGGCCTCGTCTGTCTGAATTCCGGAGGCGCCTTCGGAGCCGCGAAACATTGGCCAACGTCATCGTTCGCCGAGTTGGGTCGATTGATTGCCGATAAATTTCACAAACAAGTCGTCGTGTTGTGCGGACCGGCCGAACAAGCGCAAGCCCGTGAGATCGTTCGCCTTGCCGGACATCCGCACGTGGTCAGCCTGGCCGGCGAATCACCCAGCTTGCGGCTGACTAAAGCGGCCATCCGCCAAGCCGATTTATTGGTCACGACCGATTCCGGTCCACGGCATTTTGCTGCTCCGTTCAATGTGCCGGTCGTCACGATTTTTGGGCCAACGCACATCGCTTGGAGCGAAACTTTTTACCCCAAGGCGGTCCATTTGCAGCTGCATGTTGATTGCGGACCATGTCAAAAGCGGGTGTGTCCGCTCGGACATCATCGCTGCATGCAGGAACTGGGTGTGGATCGCGTGTTCAGTGCGGTCACGAGACAGTTGCACGAAACCGCGCGGCGGTCCGTGGCTTAA
- the rfaE2 gene encoding D-glycero-beta-D-manno-heptose 1-phosphate adenylyltransferase → MSNDLIQVLQNLGRPQVLVLGDLILDRYIWGDAERVSQEAPVILLQADRSETRLGGAANVAQLLRGLEAGVSLAGVTGDDLDGRELRSELEALDVNCDAVLVDDTRPTTVKERFIGRAQHRHPHQMLRVDREQRTALDTQRSETLLQTVLPLIEKHQVVLISDYAKGVCTPEIVQQIITHARQVGVPVIVDPRPGEDYSLYHGATAVTPNRLETTRATSIDVQSSDDAFTAGRQLCEELGLKNAFVTLDSDGIAVVQANGDAELLPTRRREVYDITGAGDMVLATIGVAMADGVSLADTARLANIAGGLEVEQIGVVPITRDQMLGDLLTGPRKTYQKVCDLDELAQHVSARRQLKQKIVLTNGCFDLLHVGHVHYLQQAADEGDCLIVAVNSDASIRRLEKAPDRPLFPQQERATMLAALDAVDYVLVFDEETPHALLDRLRPDLLVKGGTYRRDEIVGWELVESYGGDVKPLSVIPGVSTTQIVERLRGQTILKTPAVPKAHAPERKAG, encoded by the coding sequence ATGTCCAATGATTTAATCCAGGTTCTGCAAAACCTTGGCCGCCCACAGGTGTTGGTGTTGGGTGACTTGATACTCGACCGCTACATCTGGGGCGACGCCGAACGGGTCAGCCAGGAAGCGCCCGTCATTCTTCTGCAAGCCGATCGCAGTGAAACCCGTTTGGGCGGCGCCGCGAACGTCGCGCAGCTTTTGCGAGGCTTGGAAGCCGGCGTTTCGCTCGCAGGTGTGACCGGTGATGACCTCGACGGACGCGAACTCCGCAGCGAATTAGAAGCCTTGGATGTGAATTGCGATGCGGTGCTTGTCGACGACACGCGGCCGACCACAGTCAAGGAACGCTTCATCGGGCGCGCACAACATCGGCATCCGCACCAAATGCTCCGTGTGGATCGCGAACAGCGCACGGCGCTCGACACCCAACGCTCGGAGACGTTGCTGCAGACCGTCCTGCCGCTGATTGAAAAACACCAAGTCGTGTTGATTTCTGACTATGCCAAAGGCGTGTGTACTCCGGAAATCGTGCAACAGATTATTACCCATGCTCGTCAAGTCGGCGTCCCGGTGATTGTCGATCCGCGCCCGGGTGAGGACTATTCGTTGTATCACGGGGCGACGGCTGTTACGCCGAATCGTTTAGAAACCACACGGGCGACCAGCATCGACGTGCAATCCAGCGACGACGCTTTTACCGCGGGACGGCAATTGTGCGAAGAGCTGGGCCTGAAGAATGCGTTCGTAACACTCGATAGCGACGGCATCGCTGTCGTCCAAGCGAATGGGGACGCGGAATTACTGCCGACTCGGCGACGTGAGGTTTACGACATTACTGGTGCGGGAGACATGGTGCTGGCGACCATCGGTGTCGCCATGGCCGATGGGGTCTCGTTGGCGGACACCGCTCGTTTGGCGAATATCGCCGGCGGTTTGGAGGTCGAGCAGATTGGAGTGGTTCCCATCACGCGCGACCAAATGTTGGGAGACTTGTTGACCGGTCCTCGTAAGACCTATCAAAAAGTCTGCGATCTCGACGAACTTGCTCAGCACGTTTCCGCGCGGCGGCAATTGAAACAAAAAATTGTGCTCACCAACGGCTGCTTTGATTTGTTGCATGTGGGACACGTGCATTATCTCCAGCAAGCTGCTGATGAAGGGGATTGCCTGATCGTCGCCGTCAACAGCGACGCAAGCATCCGCCGCTTGGAGAAGGCTCCGGATCGCCCGTTGTTTCCGCAACAGGAGCGAGCCACGATGTTGGCCGCACTGGACGCGGTGGACTATGTGCTGGTCTTTGACGAAGAAACACCGCACGCCCTGTTGGATCGCCTCCGACCTGATTTGTTGGTCAAGGGAGGGACGTACCGCCGCGACGAGATTGTCGGTTGGGAACTTGTGGAATCCTACGGCGGCGACGTAAAGCCGTTGTCGGTCATTCCCGGTGTGTCCACGACACAGATCGTCGAGAGATTGCGGGGCCAGACGATTTTGAAGACACCCGCGGTCCCGAAAGCTCATGCGCCGGAGCGAAAAGCAGGATGA
- a CDS encoding beta-ribofuranosylaminobenzene 5'-phosphate synthase family protein has translation MTDEVVVETGARLHFGLLAHSPQIKRQFGGAGVMVSGIGYRLRGTVADVDKILGEERAAQRVRRFVGIYRESIPSGQQPPPCRIDLEQVIPPHAGLGSGTQLGLAVARVLAVLSGESATPAVPLAERVGRGLRSGLGIHGFERGGFLIDGGKRSTDVVAPLVGNAEFPSDWRFILVTPKEFSGLSGSAELKAFAEMAPMPTVMTDTLCRILLLQMMPAVIEADFDACSAAIYEFGRMVGEYFAPTQGGVFASPAMQKLAPVIRERGYTGIGQTSWGPTLFVLCRDQLHADMLCGELHTNPHCQNCDIHCVKPLNHGATIK, from the coding sequence ATGACCGACGAAGTAGTTGTCGAAACCGGTGCGAGGCTGCATTTTGGGCTGTTAGCGCATTCGCCCCAAATCAAGCGGCAATTCGGCGGCGCCGGGGTGATGGTCTCTGGAATCGGCTATCGCCTACGAGGAACCGTTGCCGACGTTGACAAAATTCTCGGAGAGGAGAGAGCCGCCCAACGCGTACGGCGATTCGTCGGCATCTATCGGGAATCGATTCCGAGCGGCCAACAACCCCCCCCTTGCCGCATCGACCTGGAACAGGTGATTCCGCCGCACGCCGGGCTTGGCTCGGGAACGCAACTCGGCTTGGCCGTCGCCCGCGTGCTAGCGGTGCTGTCGGGCGAGTCGGCCACCCCTGCCGTCCCCTTGGCCGAGCGCGTCGGACGGGGTTTGCGGTCGGGATTGGGCATCCATGGTTTTGAGCGGGGAGGGTTTCTGATCGACGGCGGCAAACGGAGCACTGACGTAGTTGCTCCACTAGTCGGGAACGCCGAGTTTCCAAGCGATTGGCGATTCATACTGGTTACTCCCAAAGAATTCAGCGGGCTCTCCGGATCAGCGGAATTGAAGGCCTTTGCGGAGATGGCGCCTATGCCGACTGTCATGACCGATACACTTTGCCGGATTTTATTATTGCAAATGATGCCGGCTGTGATCGAAGCCGATTTCGACGCCTGTAGCGCGGCCATTTATGAATTCGGTCGGATGGTCGGCGAATATTTTGCCCCGACGCAAGGAGGAGTCTTCGCCTCACCAGCGATGCAAAAATTGGCACCCGTCATCCGTGAACGTGGCTATACGGGAATCGGACAAACATCCTGGGGCCCAACGCTCTTTGTGCTCTGTCGAGATCAACTGCACGCAGATATGCTGTGCGGCGAGTTGCACACCAACCCCCATTGCCAAAACTGCGACATCCACTGCGTCAAACCGCTGAATCACGGTGCAACAATAAAATAG
- a CDS encoding lipopolysaccharide kinase InaA family protein, translated as MTSIAFEDWQGGKLRVNRDFAQILRTNQLDTFDALMNHTGGTIAKNLLAERTTRRIMLQDGEHSRGFYIKRHLPSPFKEYFKPLLRLTWPILGARNEWDALLEFHTAEIPTMTPVALGEVGRYSFLVTEAIDGYTKLPEWLSQQPGTADLTPVVDRVAEIARRMHVAGLHHQDFYLGHLLIRQGDDDFDVRVIDLGRARASANLSKRWIIKDLAQLDYSARHMRIREQVRFLHGYFGGSRRLDPAEKRLVRRIRSKSRWIARHSQKNRL; from the coding sequence GTGACAAGTATCGCGTTTGAGGATTGGCAAGGCGGAAAGTTGCGAGTGAATCGCGACTTTGCGCAGATCCTTCGCACCAACCAACTCGACACGTTCGATGCCCTGATGAATCACACCGGTGGCACGATTGCCAAAAACCTGTTGGCAGAACGGACTACAAGGCGGATCATGCTGCAGGATGGGGAGCATTCCCGCGGATTTTATATCAAACGTCATTTGCCCTCGCCGTTCAAAGAATACTTCAAACCCTTATTACGGCTCACTTGGCCGATTCTGGGTGCTCGCAACGAATGGGATGCCCTGCTCGAATTCCACACGGCTGAAATCCCGACAATGACGCCGGTGGCACTGGGTGAGGTGGGCCGGTATTCGTTTCTAGTGACCGAGGCAATCGACGGGTACACGAAGCTACCCGAATGGTTGTCGCAACAACCGGGAACGGCTGATTTGACGCCGGTTGTGGACCGCGTAGCGGAAATCGCGCGGCGGATGCATGTCGCGGGGTTGCATCACCAGGATTTTTACTTGGGACACTTGTTGATCCGCCAAGGCGACGATGATTTTGACGTGCGGGTCATCGATCTGGGCCGCGCACGGGCGTCCGCCAACCTGTCGAAGCGCTGGATCATCAAAGATCTGGCACAGTTAGACTACTCCGCCCGACACATGCGAATCCGCGAGCAAGTGCGGTTTCTGCATGGTTATTTCGGCGGTTCACGGAGACTCGACCCCGCTGAAAAGCGCCTCGTACGACGAATCCGCAGCAAATCCCGCTGGATTGCACGGCACTCGCAGAAGAATCGGCTGTGA
- a CDS encoding class I SAM-dependent methyltransferase: MPLANSYVPMDRQRAVEPFHPLHVQVCPECRLVQLEHLESPQALFGEYAYVSSYSRSWLRHCQQYAERMVTQLQLDNAAQVVEIGSNDGCLLSCFQKQGIAVHGVDPAANVAKVAVAAGIPTDATFFGKPYAEHLSTRGLNADLLIANNVLAHVPDINDFVAGLKLLLKPGGLITVEFPHLLRLIESIQFDTIYHEHVSYLSLAVVQSIFAAHDLTVTDVEQLPTHGGSLRVFARHTESNPEIATAVEDLIDTERDRGLERLETYRDFNRQLRVAKLSLLQFLLDAKLKGARVAGYGAPAKATTLLNYCGVDVEFIDFTVDRNPRKQQHFIPGTQIPILHPDAINMHRPDYVVIFPWNLRDEITQQLADIRHWGGQFVVPIPEVEVLP, translated from the coding sequence ATGCCGTTGGCGAATTCCTATGTCCCCATGGATCGGCAGCGCGCGGTGGAACCGTTCCATCCGCTGCACGTCCAGGTCTGTCCCGAATGTCGACTCGTGCAATTGGAGCACTTGGAATCGCCGCAAGCGCTGTTTGGGGAATATGCGTACGTCTCTTCCTATTCCCGCAGTTGGTTAAGGCATTGCCAACAGTACGCGGAACGAATGGTAACCCAACTCCAACTCGACAATGCCGCACAGGTGGTGGAAATTGGTAGCAACGATGGTTGTTTGCTGAGCTGTTTTCAAAAACAAGGCATCGCGGTTCACGGCGTCGATCCAGCGGCAAACGTAGCCAAGGTCGCCGTTGCTGCCGGAATTCCCACAGACGCAACGTTCTTTGGCAAACCGTATGCTGAGCATTTGTCGACGCGGGGACTAAACGCCGACTTATTGATCGCCAATAACGTGTTGGCCCACGTGCCGGACATCAACGACTTTGTCGCCGGCCTCAAATTGTTATTAAAACCTGGCGGTCTGATCACGGTCGAGTTTCCGCATTTATTGCGGTTGATCGAGTCCATTCAGTTCGACACGATTTACCACGAGCACGTTTCCTACCTATCGTTGGCCGTCGTGCAGAGCATTTTTGCAGCTCACGATCTGACCGTCACCGATGTCGAGCAATTGCCGACGCACGGCGGTTCACTGCGGGTCTTTGCGCGGCACACCGAATCAAACCCTGAGATTGCGACCGCTGTTGAAGATCTGATTGACACCGAACGAGACCGCGGTTTGGAGCGGCTCGAGACGTATCGCGACTTCAACCGCCAGTTGCGCGTGGCGAAATTGTCGTTGTTACAGTTTTTGCTGGACGCAAAGTTGAAAGGGGCGCGCGTTGCCGGATATGGCGCACCAGCCAAGGCAACGACGCTGTTGAATTATTGCGGCGTGGATGTCGAATTCATCGACTTCACCGTCGACCGCAATCCGCGCAAACAACAACACTTTATTCCCGGCACGCAGATTCCGATTTTGCATCCCGATGCGATCAACATGCATCGTCCCGATTATGTGGTGATCTTCCCGTGGAATCTTCGTGACGAGATCACGCAGCAACTGGCCGACATTCGCCACTGGGGCGGGCAATTCGTGGTGCCGATTCCGGAAGTCGAGGTGCTGCCATAA
- a CDS encoding BON domain-containing protein, protein MRLHTPAAELKMPLDERVRQQVLKHTNGMIQGLQVDLLADHLVLTGRTNSYYAKQLASHAAMNTIDEVLELTNDIRVG, encoded by the coding sequence ATGCGATTGCATACGCCAGCGGCCGAGCTAAAAATGCCGCTTGACGAACGCGTCCGCCAACAGGTTCTGAAGCACACCAATGGGATGATTCAAGGTTTGCAGGTCGATCTGCTGGCCGACCATCTCGTGCTCACGGGACGGACGAACAGCTACTATGCCAAACAATTGGCATCGCACGCGGCGATGAACACCATCGACGAAGTTTTGGAATTGACCAACGATATCAGGGTCGGCTAA